Proteins from one Primulina tabacum isolate GXHZ01 unplaced genomic scaffold, ASM2559414v2 Contig388, whole genome shotgun sequence genomic window:
- the LOC142534145 gene encoding serine--glyoxylate aminotransferase-like, giving the protein MDYVNGPGRNHLFVPGPVNIPEQILRAMNRNNEDYRSPAIPALTKTLLEDVKKIFKTTSGTSFIIPTTGTGAWESALTNTLSPGDRIVSFLIGQFSLLWIDQQQRLNFNVDVVESEWGQGANLDVLASKIAEDKAHTIKAICIVHNETATGVTNNLATVRKILDNYQHPALFLVDGVSSICALDFRMDEWGIDVALTGSQKALSLPTGLGILCASPKAIEASKTAKSLRVFFDWKDYLKFYKLGTYWPYTPSVQLLYGLRAALDLIFEEGLDNVIARHSRLGKATRLAVEAWGLKNCTQKDEWYSDTVTAVVVPSYIDSSEIVRRAWKRYNLSLGLGLNKVAGKVFRIGHLGNVNDLQLLGCLAGVEMILKDVGYPVKLGSGVAAACAFLQNSIPMIPSRI; this is encoded by the exons ATGGACTATGTCAATGGACCAGGAAGAAACCACCTCTTTGTTCCGGGACCTGTCAATATCCCGGAACAAATCCTTCGTGCCATGAACCGAAACAATGAAGATTACCGCTCTCCAGCTATTCCAGCACTTACAAAGACTCTGCTGGAGGATGTGAAGAAGATTTTTAAGACCACTTCTGGGACCTCTTTTATCATCCCCACGACAG GCACTGGTGCGTGGGAAAGTGCACTAACAAACACTTTGTCTCCTGGTGATCGAATTGTGTCTTTTCTGATTGGTCAGTTCAGTTTGCTCTGGATTGATCAACAGCAACGCCTCAACTTCAATGTTGATGTTGTTGAAAGTGAATGGGGTCAAGGTGCTAACCTTGATGTTTTAGCCTCAAAAATAGCAGAAGATAAGGCTCATACAATTAAGGCCATTTGCATTGTGCACAATGAGACAGCAACTGGAGTTACTAATAACTTGGCTACTGTAAGAAAAATACTCG ATAACTACCAACATCCAGCACTCTTTCTAGTGGATGGAGTGTCCTCCATTTGTGCACTTGATTTCCGCATGGACGAGTGGGGTATTGACGTGGCTCTTACTGGTTCACAGAAAGCTCTCTCACTTCCTACGGGTTTGGGAATCCTTTGCGCAAGCCCCAAGGCTATAGAGGCCTCTAAAACTGCAAAATCACTCAGAGTTTTCTTTGACTGGAAAGACTACTTGAAGTTCTAtaaattgggaacatattggcCTTACACCCCTTCTGTCCAACTTCTCTACGGGCTAAGAGCAGCGTTGGATCTCATTTTCGAGGAGGGGCTTGACAACGTTATCGCAAGGCATAGTCGTCTTGGCAAAGCAACAAG ACTTGCAGTGGAAGCATGGGGCTTGAAGAACTGCACCCAAAAGGATGAATGGTACAGTGACACAGTAACTGCTGTGGTTGTTCCATCATACATAGACAGCTCGGAGATCGTAAGACGGGCATGGAAGCGGTACAACCTTAGTTTAGGTCTTGGACTCAACAAGGTTGCAGGGAAGGTTTTCAGAATTGGTCATCTTGGAAACGTCAACGAT TTGCAACTATTAGGTTGTCTTGCTGGGGTGGAGATGATACTCAAGGACGTCGGTTATCCAGTGAAGCTCGGTAGCGGGGTGGCGGCTGCCTGTGCATTCTTACAAAACTCAATTCCCATGATTCCTTCAAGGATTTGA
- the LOC142534146 gene encoding F-box protein At5g46170-like: protein MNPREEIIDLFDRLPDDIVLSIFNKLHDAKSLCLSMSVCKRFHFIVPKVDEVFLSIPWKRGKEFDEISSKNSFKNIVGRALMRFKPIRFISRMMKFIRSRNENNDRTHYVLNDALKQFDELRALHLRLPCHGFQKLGSRNGENGSNSTTFLKWKAEFGSQLQGCVIVGAKSWSERCENHEDKSGEAERGSEQESRVMTEAEMKLRIVWTLSCLIAASARHYLIQETVKDRKMVENVVVSDECEQGMICMNREQIEEMKELGKGGILTDCRSLRTKIWYAEKMELPGCGKVMEGATLVVIRPDSGGEGKWRGRSNADLVAAAFRGEGEEKLVGEFARKLVMIKKCLTLEMNAF, encoded by the coding sequence ATGAATCCCAGAGAAGAGATTATTGATTTGTTCGATCGTCTGCCAGATGATATTGTTCTTTCAATCTTCAATAAGCTTCACGATGCAAAGTCTCTCTGTTTGTCCATGTCTGTGTGCAAACGCTTTCATTTCATTGTACCTAAAGTTGATGAAGTTTTCCTCTCCATTCCATGGAAAAGGGGCAAAGAATTTGATGAAATTTCTTCCAAGAATTCTTTCAAGAATATCGTTGGTAGAGCTCTGATGAGATTTAAACCCATCCGTTTTATTTCTCGGATGATGAAGTTCATCAGATCAAGGAACGAGAATAATGATCGTACCCATTATGTGCTAAATGATGCCCTGAAGCAGTTTGATGAATTGCGGGCGCTTCATCTCAGGCTACCGTGCCATGGATTTCAGAAATTGGGTTCAAGAAATGGTGAAAACGGCAGTAATTCGACGACTTTTCTGAAGTGGAAGGCGGAGTTTGGGAGCCAACTGCAGGGCTGTGTGATTGTTGGAGCCAAGTCTTGGTCGGAAAGGTGTGAAAACCATGAGGATAAATCGGGAGAAGCAGAGCGTGGGTCAGAGCAGGAATCGCGTGTGATGACCGAAGCCGAGATGAAACTGAGGATTGTGTGGACGCTTTCTTGTTTGATCGCAGCATCCGCGAGGCATTACCTGATTCAAGAAACTGTGAAAGATCGGAAAATGGTCGAGAACGTGGTGGTTTCAGATGAGTGTGAGCAGGGGATGATTTGTATGAACAGAGAACAGATTGAAGAGATGAAGGAGTTGGGGAAAGGAGGGATCTTGACGGATTGCAGGAGTTTGAGGACGAAGATATGGTATGCGGAGAAGATGGAGCTGCCGGGTTGTGGGAAGGTGATGGAGGGGGCTACGCTGGTGGTGATAAGGCCGGATTCCGGCGGCGAGGGGAAGTGGAGGGGGAGGAGTAACGCCGACTTGGTGGCGGCGGCGTTTCGTGGGGAGGGGGAAGAGAAGTTGGTGGGGGAATTTGCGAGGAAATTGGTGATGATAAAGAAATGTTTGACGCTGGAAATGAATGCATTTTGA